GAAGTTGCTTCCGCCCTCAGGAGAGCCGGAGTCAGGGCAGACATCGAGCTAACCGGGAGACAGCTCAGGAAGGCCCTCGACCACGCTGGAAGGCTGGGCGCCCCCTACGTTATCCTGATTGGAAGCAAAGATTTAGCCGGGGGCAGGGTAACCATAAGGGACATGGACAGCGGCGAGCAGAAGGTTGTTGAGAAGGAAAAGGTTGTGGAGGAAACCCTGAAGCTTTTGGAGGCCTCGGTTTAGCCCCTTTCCACTCTGAACTCCCTCGCCTTTCTCTTCATCCTCCACTCCTCAAAGCGCCTCACGAAGGGGCATCTGGAGCGCCACCTCTGAAATGCCTTCCGAAGGAACCCAACCATAACGACCCCCAGCCTTTATAAGTGGCAACGGTTAAAACCCTTTGTGTCGCAGGGATGATGAGTCTGGAGCCCCCTGAGCGGTGAGGAGGTTTCGCGGGGCTGACCGAAATGATAAAGGAGCGCCTCTGCAGGGAATACATTGAGGAGATAGAGAGGCTCCAGCTCTCGGTCAGGGAGCTTGAGGAGGAGATAATCGAGCTCAGGATGCAGCTCAGGAAGAAGACCGAGGAGGTAACGAGCCTGAGCATAGAAAACACCAGCTTAAGGCACAGGGTGGAACTGATGGAGCGCAGGGAGAGGCAGATTCTTGAGCTCCTCAAGAAGCTGAAGGTGCCCTTAGTACTGGTGGACGAGGACGAGTTCGAGGACATAAACGTCGAAGACTGAGGGAAACCTTAATTAATGTGTGGTTCTTCTTGGTGTAGCCCAAGGAGGGGTGGTTCTCATGGACATGACAACAAGGATGTTCAGGGAAGAGGGATGGATAAGAAAAACCTGTAAGGTCTGTGGGAAGCCCTTCTGGACGCTGGACCCAGACAGAGAGACCTGCGGCGACCCGCCGTGCGACGAATACCGGTTCATAGGAAAGCCGGGAATTCCAAAGAGGTACACCCTCGACGAGATGCGCGAGAAGTTCCTGGGCTTCTTCGAAAAGCGCGGGCACGGGAGGATTAAGCGCTACCCAGTCCTCCCGCGCTGGAGGGACGACGTCCTCCTCGTTGGGGCAAGCATAATGGACTTCCAGCCCTGGGTAATAAGCGGTGAGGCAGAGCCCCCGGCCAACCCGCTCACGATAAGCCAGCCTTCAATAAGGTTCACCGACATAGACAACGTCGGGATAACCGGCAGGCACTTCACGGTATTCGAGATGATGGCCCACCATGCCTTCAACTACCCAGGTAAGCCGGTCTACTGGATGGACGAGACGGTTGAGCTGGCCTTCGAGTTCTTCACCAAAGAGCTCGGCATGAAGGCTGAGGACATAACCTTCAAGGAGAACCCCTGGGCGGGCGGCGGGAACGCGGGGCCGGCCTTTGAAGTTCTCTACCGCGGTCTGGAGGTGGCCACCTTAGTTTTCATGCAGTACAAGAAGGCCCCCGAGAACGCTGACCCGGGCCAGGTTGTCGAGATAAAGGGCGACTTCTACGTGCCGATGGAGACGAAGGTCGTTGACACCGGCTACGGCCTTGAGAGGCTCGTCTGGATGAGCCAGGGGACGCCAACGGCTTACGACGCCGTCTTGGGCTACGTCATAGAGCCCCTCAAGAAGCTCGCCGGGATAGAGAGGATAGACGAGCGCATCCTCATGGAGAACTCCCGCCTCGCCGGAATGTTCGACATAGAGGACAGGGGTGACCTTCGCTATCTGAGGGAGCAGGTGGCAAAGCGCGTCGGTATAAGCGCTGAAGAGCTCGAGAAGGCCGTGAGGCCCTACGAACTAATATACGCCATAGCAGACCACACCAAGGCCTTAACATTCATGATAGCCGACGGGGTAATCCCCTCCAACATCAAGGCAGGCTATCTCGCGCGCCTGCTTATCAGGAAGAGCATAAGGCACCTCCGCGAGCTCGGCCTTGAGGTACCGCTCGCTGAAATCGTCGCCATGCACATAAAGGAGCTCTCGCCAACCTTCCCTGAGTTCAGGGAGATGGAGGATGTTATCCTTGACGTAATCAACGTTGAAGAAAAGCGCTACCAGGAGACCCTGGAGAGGGGAAGCGACCTCGTGAAGCGCGAGATAGCCAGGCTCAAGAATGCAGGAAAGGGTGAGATACCGCTCGAGAGGCTCATACTCTTCTACGAGAGCCACGGCCTAACGCCCGAGATAGTCAAGGAGGTAGCGGAAAAGGAGGGCGTCAGGGTCGAGATACCTGACAACTTCTACACGCTGGTTGCAAAGCAGGCGGAGAAGGCCGGGAAGGCGGAGGCAGTGGAATACGTCGTGGACTTCGAGCTGGTCAAGGACTTACCTGACACGAGGACGCTCTATTACGAAGACCCCTTCATGAGGGAGTTCGACGCCGAAGTCCTCAGGGTAATCGACGACTGGGTGGTCCTCAACGCTACCTCCTTCTATCCGGAAGGCGGCGGCCAGCCCTACGACACTGGTGTTTTAGCTGTTGACGGTGAGGAAGTTAAGGTAACCAGCGTCCAGAAGGTCGGAAAGGTGATCCTCCACAGGGTCGAGAGGCCGGAGCTCTTCAGGGAAGGGGCCAGAGTCCACGGAAGGATCAACTGGGAGAGAAGGATACAGCACATGCGCCACCACACCGGAACGCACGTCCTCATGGGCGCGCTTGTCCGCGTTTTAGGAAAGCACGTCTGGCAGGCCGGTTCACAGCTCAGCACGGACTGGGCCCGCCTGGACATATCCCACTACAAGCGCATAAGCGAGGAGGAGCTTAGGGAAATCGAGCGCCTCGCCAACAGGGTCGTGATGGAGAACAGGAAGGTCACCTGGGAGTGGTTGCCGAGGACGGAGGCGGAGCAAAAGTACGGCTTCAGGCTCTACCAGGGCGGAGTCGTCCCCGGAAGGGCTATCCGCGTGCTGAAAATAGAGGACTGGGACGTGCAAGCGTGCGGTGGGACGCATTTGCCTAACACTGGTCTAATAGGCCCGATAAAAATCCTGAGGACGGAGCGCATACAGGACGGCGTGGAGAGGATAATCTTCGCGGCCGGAGAAGCGGCTATAAACTGGATGCAGGAGACCGAGGGAATAATCAAGAAGACAGCGGAGATATTCCGCGTGCCGCCCGAGAAGGTGCCGGAGACTGCAGAAAGGTTCTTCAACGAGTGGAAGGAAGCGAGGAAAGAGGTCGAGAAGCTGAGGAAAGAGCTGGCGAAGCTCCTCGTCTACGAGCTTGAGAGCGGAGTAGAGAAGGTCGGAGAAGTCGAGTTCATCGGCAGGGTAGTCGAAGGAACGATAGACGACCTCCGCGAAGCTGCTAACAAGCTCAGGAAGGACAAGCGCGTGGTAATCCTCATCACCGGGGAGGGGCACTTCGTCGTTGCCGTGGGGGATTCCTTAGACATCACAGCCGAGGAGCTGGCGAAGGTGATAACGGGCGTAGCAGGCGGTGGCGGTGGCGGAAGGAAAGAGCTTGCGCAAGGAAGGATAAAGAACCCCCTCAAGGCTGGGGAAGCCATTGAAGAAGTCAAGAAGAGGCTCGGTTGAGCCTCCTTTACTCCTTTTCTGGCGCGGTTAGGAGAAACTGAAAGGATGGCAAGCTGAATCAGCCGGACTTCCTCGGGGCCAAGGTTAGCGTGTAGTCGTCCCTCCAGAAGGGGGGCTTTTCGAGGGATATCCTTATCTCGGCCGTACCCTTCTCGTAGTAGAGGGAGTTAACTAAACTGCCTGGAACCCTGAAGTGGACGTACATGGTTCCCCCCTCGCTCACTGTTGTTTTGAACTCGCCGCTTCCCTTCCACTGTCCCCCGTTGTACTCGACCAGGTACTCCGTCCCCTCGGGGAAGGTGATCCGCATCTCGAATCCCTTAACCTTCGGGGTTATGTCCATCTCAAAGAGGCCCCAGCCGTCCCTTTCAACGAACACGACGCTCCGGTTGTCGAGATAAAAGACCTCGCGGTAGTCAACGCTTGCTGGCGGTATGTGGGCCGTTTTCACGGCATAGCCGAACAGCGCCAGCGTTATGATAGCCATTATGAGCAGGGCCTTGTTCATGTCCATCCCCCTGTTCATAACGGTCGGCTGATACTTAACTCTTTTGTGTAGGTGATTACAAAGCCTCCTCCGAAAATAGCCGAAGCCAGTTCCCCCGCCGCAATAACCAAAAGGGGTTTAAGGGGAGAAAGCATAACACCTCCGGTGATACCCATGGGAAAGCTCAAGGAGCCGATTATAGCGATAAACTTCAAGGCCTACATGGAAGCCACCGGGAAGGGGGCCCTGGGAATAGCGAAGGCCGCCGAGAAGGTCTGGAAGGAGACGGGGATAACCATAGTCGTGGCGCCTCAGCTGGCAGACCTCAGGATGATAGCGGAGAGCGTCGAGATTCCGGTCTTTGCACAGCACATCGACCCGATAAAGCCGGGAAGCCACACCGGGCATGTTCTGCCTGAGGCCGTTAAAGAAGCCGGCGCCGTTGGCACGCTCCTCAACCATTCCGAGAGGAGAATGATTTTAGCTGACCTCGAGGCCAGCATCAGAAGAGCTGAGGAAGTCGGCCTCATGACGATGGTCTGCTCCAACAACCCGGCCGTTTCAGCCGCTGTAGCGGCCCTCGGCCCGGATTACGTGGCGGTTGAGCCTCCCGAACTTATAGGAACCGGAATTCCCGTCAGCAAGGCCAGGCCGGAAGTGATAACCAGCACCGTTGAACTCGTCAGGAGGGTGAACCCGGAGGTTAAAGTCCTCACTGGGGCCGGCATCTCGACTGGCGAGGACGTCAAGAGGGCCCTGGAGCTTGGAAGCGCCGGTGTTCTCCTCGCGAGCGGCGTTACGAAGGCCAAAGACCCAGAGAAGGCCATAAGAGACCTCGTCTCCCTTATAGTCTGATTCTTCTCTCCTTTGCTTTTCCGGAGAGCTTTTTTAAGGCGTTGCCCAAACGGTTAGGGTGGTCGAGATGGCGCTCTACTTCATAGGCCTTGGCCTCTACGATGAGAAGGACATCACCCTCAAGGGTTTAGAAATAGCAAGGAGATGCGACGAGGTCTTTGCCGAGTTCTACACTTCCCTTCTCGCTGGGGCAACGATGGAGAAGATAGAAGGGCTCATAGGGAAGCCGATAAGGAGGCTCAGCAGGGAAGACGTTGAGCTGAACTTCGAGAGGATAGTCCTTCCCTTGGCGAAGGAGAGGGATGTGGCCTTCCTAACCGCCGGCGACCCGATGGTCGCAACGACGCACTCCGACCTCAGAATAAGGGCGAAAAAAGCTGGTGTGGAGAGCTACGTAGTCCACGCCCCGAGCATATACTCGGCGGTGGCAATAACGGGGTTGCACATTTACAAGTTCGGGAAGAGCGCAACCGTTGCCTATCCGGAGAAGAACTGGTTCCCGACGAGCCACTACGATGTGATACGTGAAAACAGGGAGAGAAACCTCCACACGCTTCTGTTCCTGGACATAAAAGCCGACCAGGGCCGCTACATGACGGCCAACGAGGCAATGGAGATCCTCCTCAGGGTGGAAGAGATGAAGAAAGGGGGAGTTTTTACTCCAGAGACCCTCGTGGTTGTTCTCGCAAGGGCCGGTTCGCTGAACCCAACGCTCAGGGCAGGCTACGTTGGGGAGCTCATCAACGAGGACTTTGGCGGACAGCCGCACGTTTTGATCGTCCCGGGCAGGCTCCACATAGTGGAGGCGGAGTACCTGGTCGAGTTCGCGGGAGCCCCCGGGGAAATCCTCGAGGAAGTTTAGCGAAAGCTTTATATTCGCCTCCCGGTTTTTCAATTCGGGCGGGCCCGTGGTCTAGACGGTCATGACGCCACCCTTACAAGGTGGAGGTCCGGGGTTCGAATCCCCGCGGGCCCACCACAACAGCCCTTTGCTTCGCAAAGCGCTGGCGGAAAGTTTGAGGTCTTTGTTTAATGATGCCAAGTGGGAGTAATTTCCTGTTTATGGGCGGTCTAAGAGTAAATCCTGTCCCCACTATCCTGCCCCTTATGGGTGTGCCACTTCCCAGGTGCCTTCGGTCGGTGATGAAGTTGAAACCTTTTGAAAAAGGTTAGTCGGGGTTAAACCCCTAAAACGTGCCCCCTGGGCAGGCTTTTCCGGAGCTTCCTGTTTTGGGGCTCTCAATGAAATCCGCTGGCGGGCCCGGCGGGATTCGAACCCGCGGGTACCGGCTCCGAAGGCCGGCGCCATATCCCCTAGGCCACGGGCCCTCGGAAGTGTTTTAAGGCCCCGGCAAAATAAAGCTTGCGGTGGTGGAATGATACTCCCGGACTGGAAAATCAGGAAGGAAGTCCTAATTGAGCCCTTCTCGGAGGATTCGCTACAGCCCGCGGGTTATGACCTGAGGGTAGGAAAGGAGGCCTATATAAACGGCAGGCTCATCGACGTCGAGCGGGAGGGCAGAATCGTAATACCTCCAAAAACCCATGCCCTCGTTCTAACCCTGGAGAGAGTGAAGCTCCCGGAGGATATCATGGGGGACATGAAGATCAGGAGCAGTCTGGCGAGGGAGGGAATCCTGGGCTCTTTTGCCTGGGTCGACCCGGGATGGGATGGGAACCTGACCCTCATGCTGTTCAACGCCTCTGACGAACCGGTTGAGCTCCGATACGGGGAGAGATTCGTTCAGATAGCCTTTATCAGACTTGAAGAGCCCCCAAGAAGTCCATACCGGGGGAACTACCAGGGCAGCAGGGGGATAACGCTTTCCAAAAGAAGACAAAAGTAAAAAGGAGTTCAGCCGAAGAGGGCGCCGAGACCGGCGAGGGCCTCCTCTTCGTTGACCTCCTCTTTCTTTTCTTCCTCTTTCTTGGCGGCCTCAGCGGCGCCGCCCGAGGCAGCGGCCGGAGCGGCAGCGGCAACGGCAACCGGGGCAGCGACCGGCATGGCGGCCTTCTGGATGACCTCGTCGATGTTAACTCCCTCGAGAGCTGCCACGAGGGCCTTTATCCTTGCCTCGTCCGGGGTAACACCGGCGGCCTCAAGGACTTTCCTGAGGTTCCCCTCGTTTATCTCCTTACCAGCGGCGTGGAGCAGCAGAGCGGCATACACATACTCCATTTTTCGCACCTCCAATCATCTTCATCCTTTTCTTTTTATATCATACGGTTAGGGATACGGGGAAAGGAAATCAGCCGAAGAGCGCGCCCAGTCCAGCGAGCGCCTCCTCCTCGGAAGCTTCCTCCTTTTCCTCTTTCTCCTCAGCCTTCTCAACTTTCTCCTCTGCTGGCTGAGGAGCTGCAACGGCCACTTGTGCCTGAGCGTTTAAAAGCTCTTTGGTCTTCTCGTCAAGCAACTCCCCTGGCAGGTTCTGTGCTATGAGCAGGGCTGCACGAAGGGCCCTGCCAAATATGTCCTCCACCGTCTCCTTGGTAACGTACCCAGCCTCGACTGCAACGTTCTTCGCTCCGAGGAATGCCTTCTGGATGATTGCCTCGATTGTCTGCTTGGTCGGGTAAGCCGTGTTGACGGACAGGTTGAAGGCATGCACGTAAGCCTGCTGGAGCATGTTGATGTACTCGCTCGGGTCTATTGCGAGGACTCCCGGCGTGTAGACTATGCCGTCTTCATACACTGCGAGGAGGTTGAGCCCAACCTCAAGCGGCTCGATACCGAGGGCGTTGAGGATCCTTGCGAGCTGTTCGGTTATGACTCCACCCGCCTTAAGGACGGGGTAGTCATTCTGTATGGTGACCTTACCCTTTTCGATTCTCGCCGGAATCCCGAGGGCCTGCATCTCACCAACGAGAGGACCAGGTGCGATTGGAGTTGGCCCTCCAGGGATGACAACGTCTTTTGTAACGACGGCCCCCGGCTTGGCGGGTGCGGGGATTTTGCTCTCCTCAAGGAGCTTGTAAAGCTTGAATGGATTTATGTCGGTGGCGAGTATTGCGGCACCGCCCTGTATGTAGTCGGCGAGTTTTGCAAGCTCCGGCTTTCCGAGCTCCTGGGCGGCCCTCTTTATGGCGATCCCGATGAGGGTGTTCCTGCTCACGCGGATGATCGCTTTTCCGCGGAACTTGTCACGCATCTTGCTGAGCGGGTAAGCTGGGACGCCGGCCACGTCAACGAGCGCTATCACTGGGTAGCTCTTGATGATCCTGGTGAGCTCTTCAACTTCCTTCCTCTTCCACTCGGCTACGTGGGCCATTTCACTCACCTCTCCACTTTCACGGCCGGGCCCATTGTCGTTTTGACGTACACTGACTTTATCTGGCTCTCCCCGCGCTCCAGCCTGTTGATGATTGCGTTGAGGACTGCTTCGGCGTTTTCAGCCAGCTTCTCGTCTTCCATGTCCTCGGTTCCTATCGGGGCATGCACAACCGGGTTGTCTTTGAGCTGTATCCTGACGGTCTTCTTGAGCTTCTCTACTATGGGCTCGAGGTTTGTCATCGTTGGTGGAACGACCTGTGGCATCTTGTTCCTTGGACCGAGGTACTTACCGAGGAGTTTACCGATCTTCGGCATCAAGGGAGCCGTCGCTATGAAGAAGTCGTACTCCTTCGCAATCTTTCTGGCCTTCCTTGGACTATTGGCGAGCTCCTCAAGTTGCTCCCCACTAAACACATCAAGCCCGAGCTTTTTAGCCGCCTCGGCAACGGCACCATCAGCGATGACCGCGATTTTTTGCTCCTTCCCACGACCGTGGGGCAGCACAACCTCAAGCTTGAACCTGTTCTCAGGCTTCTTCAGGTCTATATCCTTGAGGTTGACTGCCATCTCGACGGTCTGTGTGAAGTTGCGCGGCTTAGCCCGGGCCTTCGCCTCCTTCACCGCTTCCACGAGTTTCTGCCTGTCGAAGGCCACTTTACAGCCCTCCTGTTTCTTTTCGTTCTCGATTTAAACCGTTAAACGAAGAACCAAAAATGGCTTGAGCCATGTATTTTTAAAGTTTTCCCCGAAATTATGTTGAAAAAGAGGCCTCACCCGGCCTCCCCAGCCTTGGCAAAGAGCTCATCGTAAACCCCTTCATCGATTTCCTTCTGAACTTCCCTTGGGTCCTTGCCCTCAACGGTAACGCCCATGCTCAGGGCAGTGCCTATGACTTCCTTGGCCGCGGCTTTGAGGCTTGCCGCGAGCATCTGTCCCCGCTTGGCCTTGGCTATCTTGATGACCTGCTCCATTGTGAGGTTTCCGACTGGACTGCGAACGGGCTCGCCTGAACCCTTTGGAATTCCCAGTTCCTTCTTTATGAGCTGGCTGACCGGCGGGACACCGACTTCAATTCTGAAGGTCTTCTTCTGCGGATCTTCAACGATGATCTTTACGGGAACCTGCATCCCCTCGAATTCCTTGGTCGCCTTGTTGATCTCATCAACGACCTGCTTAACGTTGAGTCCGAGCGGACCGATAGCGGGACCGAGCGGGGGTCCGGGGGATGCTTTCCCACCCTCAACAAGCACTTCAACGACCTGTGGCATTTTTCTCACCTCTTGCCGTTAAGTTGGTTATCATGTCCTTCAATCCTTTTGGTGTTTGCTTATAAGTCTAACGTATTCGCCCCTCACCGTGACCGGTATGGGGACTATGGCACCTATGAGCTCAACTACAATCTCGTCTTTGGTTTCGTCAACCCTGACAACCTTGGCTTTCTCCCCCTTGAACGGGCCGGAGATGAGCTCAACTATGTCCCCTGGCTCAAAGCCACTGACGGCTGGCTTCTCTTCAAGGAAGTGCTCTATCTCGCTGAACTTGACCTCTCCGGGAAGGGTCCCTTTTGCGTGTCTTATCCCCTTTATGGCCTCGTCAACGGCGCTCTTGTTTGGCGCCTCGATGAATATGTACCCCTTAACCTTTGATGGAACCAGGATGGCGTAGATGGGCAGGTTGTGCGTTTTTACCTTGCTGTATATGAGCTTTGCAGTGGTTTCCTCCTGGCCCACGGTGATACGCACTGTGTAGATCTTTCCATCACTCATCCCTACCACCGATCAGAGGCCTTCTCCGCCAAGGATTAGGTAGCCGATTATGGTTATTATCAGCCCGATGATTCCTATAAGGATCATCCCGACTCCGGTTATCTTTGCCGCCATCTTGTACTCCTTCCAGCTTGGCTTTCTTGTGACCAGGAGGACCCTCTTTGACTCGGCCAGGAAGTTCTTAATCCTCTCAATGTACCCTTCGGCCATAATGAACACCCCGCGTATGACCAAACAGCGGTTTTTTTACTGACTTAGCCTAAGCTTCAAAAAGCAAATAAAAAGATAACGGTCGTCAGAACTCATCGACGCTCAGCTTTATGGCCCTTCTCTCTTCGCCCTCACGGATGGATGTGGATGGCTCTTCTTTTGAAACTGCGTACGGTGAGTTGACCCCGGTTACAACGAGTAAAATCCTTATCATCTTACCCAGCTCTTCATCCAGCTGGATTCCCCAGATGACCTGGGCCTCGGGGTCGAGCTTGCTGGTAACGAGCTCTATTATCTGCTGCGCCTCCTCAAGCCTGACGTCGCTCCCGCTGATGCTTATTAGGGCACCCTTGGCACCGCTGATGTCAACGTCAAGGAGCGGGCTGTTCAGGGCCTGCTGGGCGGCTTCAAGAGCGCGCTTTTCGCTGTCGCTCTCGCCGATACCGATCATGGCAACGCCGCCGTCCTTCATGACGGCCCTAACGTCGTTGAAGTCGAGGTTAACGAGACCTGGCTTGGTGATGAGCTCGGTGATGCCCTTGACGGCCTGAACGAGTATTTCGTCCGCCACTCTAAAGGCCATATGTATCGGCAGGTTTGGGGCAACCTCCATGAGCTTGTCGTTCGGGATGACTATGACGGTGTCGCTGGCCTTCCTGAGCCTCTCAAGGCCATACTCCGCGTTCTTTATCCTCCTTATTCCCTCGACTGTGAACGGTAGCGTTACAACCGAAACCGTGAGGGCGCCCATCTTCTTGGCTATCTCAGCTATAACAGGGGCGGCACCGGTACCGGTCCCACCGCCGAGACCGCAGGTGACAAACACCATGTCAGCCCCTTCAAGGGCCTCTCTGATGTCCCTCTCGCTTTCCTTGGCGGCCTCTTCACCCACCTTTGGGTTGTTTCCCGCGCCGAGGCCCCTGGTGAGTTCCCTTCCAAGAAGAATTTTCTTGTGGGCCCGTATCTTGAGAAGGTCCTGGGCGTCGGTGTTAGCGGCTATTATCTTTGCCCCCTGAATGCCAACCTCCATCATTCTGTTTATGGTGTTACAGCCGGCGCCGCCGACGCCGATGACGTATATCTTTGCCTGAATCTGCTCAAGAAGCTTTCTGAGTTCTTCGTCTATATCACTCTGCCCTGAAAACGAAGCCTCTGGAACTTTGGATCCCGCCGGACCCGAGGCGACTTTATCCATGGCATTTTCAATCAGTTTCAACATCCTCCGACCCTCCGGGGCAATTTAACACCTTTCTCAAACTTGAGTTGGAAGTATATAAATGTTCGGATATTCAAAGCTGGGGTATATTGATGTGGAACTCTTTAAACCTTTCGTCGTGGCCTTTAATCCCTGATGAACTCGAGTCCCAGCTCAGTGGCAAGTTCCTTTGCAATCCCTCTCGTGTCCCCGAGACTTCCCTTCCAGTCCACGTAGATTGCCTCAATCTTTCCGTGGTTTCGTTCGATTCCCTTCATTAAAACTTCTCTGCTCACGGGCTGAGCGTACTTTGGCAGTATGTGGCCGAAAGCCAGATCACTTTCAAGAGCCCTCTTAGTTTGTTTGGGTGCGTAATGACCCCCTCCCATTCCAAAGGCAAGTTTGAACTTCTTTTCTGCTCTTTCCACGTTGTTGATGACATAGGTTATCGTCTCTGCCAGTATCTCACCTGCCCTGTCGTTTACCCATTCCTCCTCGCTTGAGCCTATCTCTATGAACAGGCCCGGAACCTGGAGCTCGCTTGGCCCGTGGTGGGTCGCCTCGTAGCACACCGTCCAGCCAAGGTCATTCAGCTCGTTGAGCTTGAGAAGGGCGAGCTTCATGGCAACTGGGTGGGCAATGGCGAGGCTTTCGTCTTTCCCCCCATACACGGCCTTTCCCCAGTTTCCGGTAGCGTGGGTTGTCAAAGCCGGCATCTTGGTCTGGCTTGAATGTCTCGAGGCAAAGACTATAAGCTCCGGCCTTTCACCGAGTTGCTCCTCTATGGACATATCGAGGTTATCGTAGTAGATCATCTCGCCGTTGGTGGTCAGGATAACGTCTTCCCCCCTTCTGAAGATGGGGTTGCCGTCGAAAACGCCGTCCGTCTCCTTAAAGCCGAAGTGCTGGATGAGCTTGTCTTTTATGTTCATTGAGGCAAGGTCGACTTTCGTGGTCATTATAACCCTCATCTTTCATCCCGGGCCCTGATCGGGGCCGATCTTATAACGTTTATCGGGAGAAAAACAGAAAGTCAGCTGATGGCCATGTTGATCACGGTCTCACCTATGTTCTCAAGGTACTCAAGGATCCTGCGGTAGCTCTCCCTTGCAGTTGACTTCTTAGAGTCCGTGCTTTGTATTATCTTCTTGAGCTCAAGCATAAGCCTGTCTATCGTCCTGAGGTCTCTGTCGTAGATCCTCTCCATGAAAGCGGTAAAGAACTCCCCGAGCCTGGAGTAATCCAGGACTTCGGGTTTTTCAGATATGCGGACTATGTGGTCACCGATCCGCTCAATGTTTCTGGCGATGAAGAGTATGCCTATGAGGTCAAAGTCCCTCCTGACGATGTCGCTATCCTCAGGGGATATCCCCCGGGACAGGAGCTTGTTGACGGTCCTTATCGTGAGGAAGTAAAACCTATCGAGCTCGTTTTCGAGGTCGTTTAGATCCCGCAGTATCTCAGATTCCCCGGGGTTGTTCGCAAGCAGTTCGAGGTCCTCTATCATGGAGAGGACAATTGAGCGTATCCTGATCAGTATCTCCCTGAGGTTGACCCCCTTTTCGTCCAGGAGACTCTTCGCTATTATCCTATGGGGCTCATCCAGGATTATCTCAATCCCGGGAAGGAGCTG
This is a stretch of genomic DNA from Thermococcus zilligii AN1. It encodes these proteins:
- the alaS gene encoding alanine--tRNA ligase gives rise to the protein MDMTTRMFREEGWIRKTCKVCGKPFWTLDPDRETCGDPPCDEYRFIGKPGIPKRYTLDEMREKFLGFFEKRGHGRIKRYPVLPRWRDDVLLVGASIMDFQPWVISGEAEPPANPLTISQPSIRFTDIDNVGITGRHFTVFEMMAHHAFNYPGKPVYWMDETVELAFEFFTKELGMKAEDITFKENPWAGGGNAGPAFEVLYRGLEVATLVFMQYKKAPENADPGQVVEIKGDFYVPMETKVVDTGYGLERLVWMSQGTPTAYDAVLGYVIEPLKKLAGIERIDERILMENSRLAGMFDIEDRGDLRYLREQVAKRVGISAEELEKAVRPYELIYAIADHTKALTFMIADGVIPSNIKAGYLARLLIRKSIRHLRELGLEVPLAEIVAMHIKELSPTFPEFREMEDVILDVINVEEKRYQETLERGSDLVKREIARLKNAGKGEIPLERLILFYESHGLTPEIVKEVAEKEGVRVEIPDNFYTLVAKQAEKAGKAEAVEYVVDFELVKDLPDTRTLYYEDPFMREFDAEVLRVIDDWVVLNATSFYPEGGGQPYDTGVLAVDGEEVKVTSVQKVGKVILHRVERPELFREGARVHGRINWERRIQHMRHHTGTHVLMGALVRVLGKHVWQAGSQLSTDWARLDISHYKRISEEELREIERLANRVVMENRKVTWEWLPRTEAEQKYGFRLYQGGVVPGRAIRVLKIEDWDVQACGGTHLPNTGLIGPIKILRTERIQDGVERIIFAAGEAAINWMQETEGIIKKTAEIFRVPPEKVPETAERFFNEWKEARKEVEKLRKELAKLLVYELESGVEKVGEVEFIGRVVEGTIDDLREAANKLRKDKRVVILITGEGHFVVAVGDSLDITAEELAKVITGVAGGGGGGRKELAQGRIKNPLKAGEAIEEVKKRLG
- the tpiA gene encoding triose-phosphate isomerase; translated protein: MGKLKEPIIAINFKAYMEATGKGALGIAKAAEKVWKETGITIVVAPQLADLRMIAESVEIPVFAQHIDPIKPGSHTGHVLPEAVKEAGAVGTLLNHSERRMILADLEASIRRAEEVGLMTMVCSNNPAVSAAVAALGPDYVAVEPPELIGTGIPVSKARPEVITSTVELVRRVNPEVKVLTGAGISTGEDVKRALELGSAGVLLASGVTKAKDPEKAIRDLVSLIV
- the dph5 gene encoding diphthine synthase, yielding MALYFIGLGLYDEKDITLKGLEIARRCDEVFAEFYTSLLAGATMEKIEGLIGKPIRRLSREDVELNFERIVLPLAKERDVAFLTAGDPMVATTHSDLRIRAKKAGVESYVVHAPSIYSAVAITGLHIYKFGKSATVAYPEKNWFPTSHYDVIRENRERNLHTLLFLDIKADQGRYMTANEAMEILLRVEEMKKGGVFTPETLVVVLARAGSLNPTLRAGYVGELINEDFGGQPHVLIVPGRLHIVEAEYLVEFAGAPGEILEEV
- the dcd gene encoding dCTP deaminase — encoded protein: MILPDWKIRKEVLIEPFSEDSLQPAGYDLRVGKEAYINGRLIDVEREGRIVIPPKTHALVLTLERVKLPEDIMGDMKIRSSLAREGILGSFAWVDPGWDGNLTLMLFNASDEPVELRYGERFVQIAFIRLEEPPRSPYRGNYQGSRGITLSKRRQK
- the rpl12p gene encoding 50S ribosomal protein P1; the encoded protein is MEYVYAALLLHAAGKEINEGNLRKVLEAAGVTPDEARIKALVAALEGVNIDEVIQKAAMPVAAPVAVAAAAPAAASGGAAEAAKKEEEKKEEVNEEEALAGLGALFG
- a CDS encoding 50S ribosomal protein L10, whose product is MAHVAEWKRKEVEELTRIIKSYPVIALVDVAGVPAYPLSKMRDKFRGKAIIRVSRNTLIGIAIKRAAQELGKPELAKLADYIQGGAAILATDINPFKLYKLLEESKIPAPAKPGAVVTKDVVIPGGPTPIAPGPLVGEMQALGIPARIEKGKVTIQNDYPVLKAGGVITEQLARILNALGIEPLEVGLNLLAVYEDGIVYTPGVLAIDPSEYINMLQQAYVHAFNLSVNTAYPTKQTIEAIIQKAFLGAKNVAVEAGYVTKETVEDIFGRALRAALLIAQNLPGELLDEKTKELLNAQAQVAVAAPQPAEEKVEKAEEKEEKEEASEEEALAGLGALFG
- a CDS encoding 50S ribosomal protein L1; the encoded protein is MAFDRQKLVEAVKEAKARAKPRNFTQTVEMAVNLKDIDLKKPENRFKLEVVLPHGRGKEQKIAVIADGAVAEAAKKLGLDVFSGEQLEELANSPRKARKIAKEYDFFIATAPLMPKIGKLLGKYLGPRNKMPQVVPPTMTNLEPIVEKLKKTVRIQLKDNPVVHAPIGTEDMEDEKLAENAEAVLNAIINRLERGESQIKSVYVKTTMGPAVKVER
- a CDS encoding 50S ribosomal protein L11, which codes for MPQVVEVLVEGGKASPGPPLGPAIGPLGLNVKQVVDEINKATKEFEGMQVPVKIIVEDPQKKTFRIEVGVPPVSQLIKKELGIPKGSGEPVRSPVGNLTMEQVIKIAKAKRGQMLAASLKAAAKEVIGTALSMGVTVEGKDPREVQKEIDEGVYDELFAKAGEAG
- a CDS encoding transcription elongation factor Spt5, translated to MSDGKIYTVRITVGQEETTAKLIYSKVKTHNLPIYAILVPSKVKGYIFIEAPNKSAVDEAIKGIRHAKGTLPGEVKFSEIEHFLEEKPAVSGFEPGDIVELISGPFKGEKAKVVRVDETKDEIVVELIGAIVPIPVTVRGEYVRLISKHQKD